From Salinicoccus roseus, one genomic window encodes:
- a CDS encoding YjzD family protein, with amino-acid sequence MKYIISFIWALMLTQMVNFVLNSLGGGGPLNIWSGVLLAVLVTVTIIVLDFMLKPDKTNEAQHNH; translated from the coding sequence ATGAAATATATCATCAGTTTCATCTGGGCACTCATGCTGACTCAAATGGTCAACTTCGTTCTTAACAGCCTTGGCGGCGGCGGGCCACTCAACATCTGGAGCGGTGTACTCCTTGCAGTACTCGTCACAGTGACGATAATCGTTCTGGACTTCATGCTCAAGCCGGACAAGACGAACGAAGCACAGCATAACCATTGA